A segment of the Deltaproteobacteria bacterium genome:
GCGCGGAACCTAACGTGCCGATTTTGGAAATGTCGGCGCTGTTGGCGCTCTCGGGAAAACTCCTCGTCGGGACTCGGCCGGCAGCGCTTTACATCAGCTCGGAAGGCAACGGCTGGCAGGAAGTCAAAGGCGTGCGCCAAGGCGCCTTTGGCGGCACCTTCCCGCCGAATCCCGACCTCGCGCCACGCACCCGCGTGCTTACCCAGGAGAGCAACGCGAACGGTCGGCTCTACGCCGGCATCGAAGTCGGCGGTATTCTGGTCAGCGACGATGACGGCGAGAACTGGACTAGGTGCAACGACGGTCTCACCGACCCGGATATGCACCAAATCCTCCCCGCAAAACAGAGACCCGGATTGGTAGTCGCAGCCTGCGGCGAAGGAGTTTCCCGCAGCACCGACCGCGGCTCGCACTGGCAAGAAGTTACGCCGCCGGGCGGGCGCACTTACGGCAACGCCTTGGCCGAAGACGATAACGGCAATATTTATTTGGGCATCACCCAGGACCGGCCGCGAACATGGACACGCGCGGGCCGGGCGCACACGGCGATTTTCAAATCCAGCGACGGCGCCAATTGGCAATTGTTGACCGAAAAAATGAGCGGCGGCGTGATGGACATTTGTCCTGGCGTCGATGGCAACGGCGTGCTGATTTCAACCGCCGACGGCGAAGTGGTCAGTGTCGATCCAGCAGGCGAAACGCGCACGCTGATTAGCGGCCTGCCGTGCATCTCGGCGCTGGCGCTCGGGGCGTAATCCGCGCGGTAATTCTGCTGTAGGGGCGACCGGCGGTCGCCCTTACGAAGCCGGCAGTCTTTGATATTTGCCTTTGAAGAAAACCAGCGGCCGGTCGCCGTTGGCGGCGACGTTGAGAATCTCGCCGACGACAATCGTGTGATCGCCACCGTCGTAACAGTCGGTGATTTTGCATTCCACCGATCCGAGCACGCCGTCGAGCACCGCCGCGCCGTTGCTGCCGGCTTGCCATTTTAAGTCGGCGAATTTATCGACGCCCTTGGTGGCGAAGCGTTTGGAGATTTCTTCTTGATCTTCGGCCAAGTAATTGACCGTGTAGCCGTTACCAGGCTCGAAACAAGCGTAACAAGTAGCCTTCTTGTCGACGCTGATGATCACCAACGGCGGATCGAGAGACAACGACATGAAGGCGTTGGCGGTCAAGCCTTGCGGCGCGCCTTCTTTGTCTTGGGTCGTGATGACGGTGACGCCAGTGACGAAATGGCCCATCACCCGGCGGAGTTCTTGCGCATCAATTGCCATGATTACTCGCGATCTAAGTTGGATTTCATCAACAGGTAGCAGAGCCGCCGCGGCACTGTCAATCGACTTGTGCGGCAAACTCGCCCTGGACGGCGCACCGGCTAAAATGATAAACAGATAACCAATCGAGGAGGAAAACCATGGCTGTACAAGAACAGAAAGCAGAAAGCTCGTTAGATCGATACATCGCCGAAGTGCGCGCGGTTTGGGGCGACGGCAAGGACCCGCAGCTGCCCTTCAACGTCGCCGCCGCGATGGAAAAACTTTTCGCGTCGACGAAACCTGAAGATCCGTGGATGGCGGAAATTATCCGTGACGGCAAACCTTCCCGTGAACTCTATCGTGACGCCGAGCATGGATTCATCCAAATGGGCCACGTGCACAAGCAAGGCCACGGCAACGCACCGCACGATCACGGTCCCTGCTGGGTGGTCTACGGCGGTTACAGCGGCTTGACGGAAATCACCAAGTACAAACGCACCGACGACGGTTCGGAGCCGGGCAAATGCCAATTGGCGAAAGACCGCCTCGACACGCTGACGCCCGGCACGGTGGTGCCCTACCTGCGCGGCGACATTCACTCGACCAACGCTGTCCAAGGCCCAGGCGTGGTGTTTCGTTTTCTCAGCTACAATTTAGATAAGATCGACCGCAGCCGCTACAACCAAGAAAAAGGCACGGTCATACCGGTGCCGGCGCGCTAAATCGCCATTCAATTCACAGCGTTTCGGAATCGGATAATTAACCGCAAAGAACGCTGAGAACGCAAAATAATTCGTAAAACGGTGTAGGGGCAAGGCGTGCCTTGCCCTTCCAGTTCCACTATGAGCGATGCAGAAATCCACTTCGAACAAATCCGCTCCAGCGGCTGCTTGTCCTACCTGCTCGGCTGCGCCAAAGAAAAAGTTTGCCTGGTCATCGACCCGGAGATCGACAAGACCGACGATTACGTTGGCTTAGCCGAATTCCTCGGTTCGAAACTTCTCTACGCTATCGAC
Coding sequences within it:
- a CDS encoding flavin reductase, producing the protein MAIDAQELRRVMGHFVTGVTVITTQDKEGAPQGLTANAFMSLSLDPPLVIISVDKKATCYACFEPGNGYTVNYLAEDQEEISKRFATKGVDKFADLKWQAGSNGAAVLDGVLGSVECKITDCYDGGDHTIVVGEILNVAANGDRPLVFFKGKYQRLPAS